One Halosegnis longus DNA window includes the following coding sequences:
- a CDS encoding FAS1-like dehydratase domain-containing protein, protein MDIEPGHVEVAQRTFTEADVQTFAEVSRDRGDHHLERDDEGRLLVHGLLTATLATEIGGRFTVLARRMSYQFRRPVYAGETIRCETEFTTVEERSDGRTEVVAEATFTRERDGAVVVTGSFDGVV, encoded by the coding sequence ATGGATATCGAGCCGGGACACGTCGAGGTCGCACAGCGGACCTTCACCGAGGCGGACGTGCAGACGTTCGCCGAGGTGAGCCGCGACCGCGGCGACCACCACCTCGAACGCGACGACGAGGGGCGACTGCTCGTCCACGGGCTGTTGACGGCGACGCTCGCCACCGAAATCGGCGGCCGGTTCACCGTGCTCGCGCGACGGATGAGCTACCAGTTCCGGCGGCCGGTGTACGCCGGCGAGACGATACGGTGTGAGACGGAGTTCACGACCGTCGAGGAGCGTTCCGACGGCCGGACGGAGGTCGTCGCGGAGGCGACGTTCACGCGCGAGCGCGACGGCGCGGTCGTGGTGACCGGCTCGTTCGACGGGGTCGTCTGA
- a CDS encoding mechanosensitive ion channel family protein: MTPLQVATIREYVQNTLVPNVVEFATNAATFLLTVAVVYYVGKALLVPLAERTLQARGAGDTLVKPARKLTLVGVGFLAVTIGFAVAGFGNLLSSLATIVAALTLAIGFASQDLIGNLVAGAFLIGDPKVKIGDWIEWNDNEGIIEDISFRVSRVRTFDNGLITVPNSELANTALENPVAKDKRRLQFLFGVGYEEDLDHARDVIIEEANAHSEILADPGVSVRLTELADSYVGLNARFWIADPSRADVSRIRSEYVQAVKERCDAESIEMPYPYQQLTGEISVENAEDADDAESAAQSE, translated from the coding sequence GTGACACCACTTCAGGTCGCAACGATACGGGAGTACGTCCAGAACACGCTCGTTCCGAACGTCGTCGAGTTCGCGACGAACGCGGCGACGTTTCTGCTCACGGTCGCGGTCGTCTACTACGTCGGGAAGGCACTCCTCGTCCCGCTCGCGGAGCGAACTCTGCAGGCGCGGGGAGCCGGCGACACGCTCGTGAAGCCGGCCAGAAAGCTCACCCTCGTCGGCGTCGGCTTTCTCGCCGTCACGATTGGCTTTGCCGTCGCCGGCTTCGGGAATCTCCTCTCGTCGCTCGCAACCATCGTCGCAGCGTTGACTCTCGCAATCGGCTTCGCCTCACAGGACCTCATCGGCAACCTCGTCGCGGGTGCGTTCCTCATCGGCGACCCGAAAGTGAAGATCGGCGACTGGATCGAGTGGAACGACAACGAGGGCATCATCGAGGACATCTCGTTTCGGGTGTCGCGGGTCCGCACCTTCGACAACGGGCTCATCACAGTCCCGAACAGCGAACTCGCGAACACCGCGCTCGAAAACCCCGTCGCGAAGGACAAACGCCGGCTCCAGTTCCTCTTCGGCGTCGGCTACGAGGAGGACCTCGACCACGCCCGCGACGTTATCATCGAGGAGGCGAACGCCCACAGCGAGATACTCGCTGACCCGGGCGTGAGCGTCCGGCTCACCGAACTCGCGGACTCGTACGTCGGACTCAACGCCCGCTTCTGGATTGCAGACCCATCGCGCGCCGACGTGAGCCGCATCCGCTCGGAGTACGTCCAGGCCGTCAAGGAGCGGTGTGACGCCGAGAGCATCGAGATGCCGTACCCGTACCAGCAGCTCACGGGCGAGATTAGCGTCGAGAACGCCGAGGACGCAGACGACGCCGAATCCGCGGCGCAATCAGAGTAA
- a CDS encoding carbohydrate ABC transporter permease — protein sequence MSTDTPDESGLDPDSIRGIFGLDFRTADTLYQLLLSLSAAFFFVLIMFPIYWMLQSSLKTRSGREAVSWLPTGETFTLEYYTDLIGSSVGTFIFNSVVVTLGTIVLVVIVSLIAGYGLARLEFGHKENFARFLLFGYMFSPIVLGLPLYLIWRNLGLLGTRVGLIVALTAISMPFSVWLMWKYIQTIPEAMEESAWVAGASRWRGFRDVVIPQTQPAIIASALFAFALAWNDYTFASILLPEQQQMTFAPGLLQLINTGYGAPWGQVMAVSMLTTIPPLLFAYFLQSYLLKGFQIRSL from the coding sequence ATGAGCACCGACACACCCGACGAGAGCGGACTCGACCCGGATTCCATCCGCGGGATCTTCGGGCTCGACTTCCGGACGGCGGACACGCTGTATCAGCTGTTGCTCTCGCTCAGCGCGGCGTTCTTCTTCGTCCTCATCATGTTCCCCATCTACTGGATGCTCCAGAGTTCGCTGAAGACGCGCAGCGGGCGCGAGGCGGTCTCGTGGCTTCCGACCGGGGAGACGTTCACGCTTGAGTATTACACCGACCTCATCGGGAGTTCCGTGGGGACGTTCATCTTCAACAGCGTCGTCGTGACGCTCGGCACGATTGTGCTGGTCGTCATCGTCTCGCTCATCGCCGGCTACGGGCTGGCGCGATTAGAGTTCGGCCACAAGGAGAACTTCGCACGGTTCCTCCTGTTCGGCTACATGTTCAGCCCCATCGTGCTCGGACTGCCGCTGTATCTCATCTGGCGGAACCTCGGACTACTGGGGACGCGCGTGGGACTCATCGTCGCGCTGACGGCGATTTCCATGCCCTTCTCCGTCTGGCTGATGTGGAAGTACATCCAGACGATTCCGGAGGCGATGGAGGAATCCGCGTGGGTCGCCGGTGCGAGCCGGTGGCGCGGCTTCCGTGACGTGGTCATTCCACAGACGCAGCCGGCGATTATCGCGTCGGCGCTGTTCGCGTTCGCGCTCGCGTGGAACGACTACACCTTCGCGTCCATCCTGCTGCCGGAACAACAGCAGATGACGTTCGCTCCCGGCCTGCTCCAGCTCATCAACACGGGCTACGGCGCGCCGTGGGGGCAGGTGATGGCCGTCTCCATGCTGACGACGATTCCGCCGCTCCTGTTCGCGTACTTCCTGCAGAGTTACCTACTGAAAGGCTTCCAGATTCGCTCACTATGA
- a CDS encoding type IV pilin, with protein sequence MDIKNLFDDDSAVSPVIGVILMVAITVILAAVIGTFVLGLGSNVQSAPTTQFSFDYSDPASGDGQIVTVTHDGGDTIDPAALSVQYTKASDDTSATKQWADASVSEVSSGNSIETDSAAKSGTTVRVVWAPEGGDTSQTLSTSQVP encoded by the coding sequence ATGGATATTAAGAACCTCTTCGACGACGACTCGGCAGTTTCGCCGGTCATCGGCGTGATTCTGATGGTCGCCATCACGGTGATTCTGGCGGCCGTCATCGGCACGTTCGTCCTCGGTCTGGGCAGCAACGTCCAGAGCGCACCGACGACGCAGTTCAGCTTCGATTACAGCGATCCGGCAAGTGGCGACGGACAGATCGTTACCGTCACCCACGATGGTGGTGACACAATCGATCCGGCTGCACTGTCTGTGCAGTACACGAAGGCGAGTGACGACACTTCGGCCACGAAGCAGTGGGCCGATGCAAGTGTCTCGGAAGTCTCGTCCGGTAATTCGATTGAGACTGATAGTGCGGCAAAGTCTGGCACCACGGTCCGAGTCGTTTGGGCACCAGAAGGCGGTGACACCTCCCAGACACTCTCGACCAGTCAAGTTCCGTAA
- a CDS encoding carbohydrate ABC transporter permease, whose protein sequence is MASEVKTGDQRGFSLSQLPLTERHVGFLSILPVILLYLVISIIPVGYAVYTSLHEVSLAAQTWPFVGLQNYVEVFQIDRFWDSLIRGVVFMVGSTILQLIVGLWMAMTLNRINRAQRLITAVVFTSYLIPTIVVTLLATFMLSPSFGVIQELGANLLGLWSPNDAPLGQRSLAMPLLILIGTWKFSVFITIFTLAQLRSIPSRFYEAARVCGANKWEMFRDVTLPRIQGVILVAVLLRSIFMFNKFDLIWTLTQGGPGSATTTLPVLAYIEGFQNFNLGLANALAVVMFVFLAIGGIAYFKAFNPSSEVET, encoded by the coding sequence ATGGCGAGTGAGGTCAAGACCGGCGACCAGCGCGGCTTCTCGCTCTCACAGCTCCCGCTCACGGAACGGCACGTCGGCTTTCTGTCGATTCTGCCGGTTATCCTGCTGTATCTAGTCATCTCAATCATCCCGGTGGGGTATGCAGTGTACACCTCGCTGCACGAGGTGTCGCTCGCCGCACAGACGTGGCCGTTCGTCGGTCTCCAAAACTACGTTGAGGTGTTCCAGATCGACCGATTCTGGGATTCCCTCATCCGTGGTGTCGTGTTCATGGTCGGCAGCACCATCCTCCAGCTCATCGTCGGGCTGTGGATGGCGATGACGCTCAACCGAATCAACCGCGCCCAGCGGCTCATCACGGCGGTCGTGTTCACGTCGTACCTAATTCCGACCATCGTGGTGACGCTGCTCGCGACGTTCATGCTCTCGCCGTCCTTCGGCGTGATTCAGGAACTCGGCGCGAACTTGCTCGGGCTGTGGAGTCCGAACGACGCGCCGCTCGGCCAGCGCTCGCTGGCGATGCCGCTGTTGATTCTCATCGGGACGTGGAAGTTCTCGGTGTTCATCACCATCTTCACGCTCGCGCAGCTGCGCTCGATTCCGTCGCGGTTCTACGAGGCCGCACGCGTGTGTGGCGCGAACAAGTGGGAGATGTTCCGTGACGTGACGCTCCCCCGGATTCAGGGCGTCATCCTCGTTGCGGTGCTGCTCCGGTCTATCTTCATGTTCAACAAGTTCGATCTCATCTGGACGCTGACGCAGGGCGGTCCCGGTAGTGCAACGACCACCCTCCCGGTGTTGGCGTACATCGAAGGGTTCCAGAACTTCAACCTCGGGCTGGCGAACGCGCTCGCAGTCGTGATGTTCGTCTTCCTCGCCATCGGCGGCATCGCCTACTTCAAGGCGTTCAACCCGAGCAGTGAGGTGGAGACATGA
- a CDS encoding DUF106 domain-containing protein, giving the protein MGRIERKVDELLREDASMREPLEFLLDHDGPITWGEASEEMSSGEWGRLIEKGVLTDAGEGFELADAEEVEAGLAEDTESDDGDGVDHDSSWSQYDKLAGVAAVSMMAGYAITPIGNAVGSTLDLVLGPIQAALPFYGVILVLAVLTGLVTSLLQANLMDTEVMAQYQEQMKSMQQRRKDAQERGDDEELERIQEEQMEAMGDNIGMFKEQFRPMVWIMLVTIPVFLWMYWMVRNGQVTGAGVTMPLLGERGWTEGALGPLRTWILWYFLCSMSFNQLIRKSLNLQTTPDTS; this is encoded by the coding sequence ATGGGACGAATCGAGCGGAAGGTCGACGAACTGCTCCGAGAGGACGCGTCGATGCGCGAGCCGCTGGAGTTTCTCCTCGACCACGACGGCCCGATAACGTGGGGAGAGGCCTCCGAGGAGATGTCGAGCGGTGAGTGGGGGCGACTCATCGAGAAAGGCGTCCTGACGGACGCCGGCGAAGGGTTCGAACTCGCCGACGCCGAAGAGGTCGAAGCCGGCTTGGCCGAAGACACCGAAAGCGACGACGGCGACGGCGTCGACCACGACTCCTCGTGGTCACAGTACGACAAGCTGGCCGGCGTCGCGGCGGTCTCGATGATGGCCGGCTACGCCATCACGCCGATCGGAAACGCGGTCGGAAGCACGCTCGACCTCGTGCTCGGCCCGATTCAGGCTGCGCTTCCCTTCTACGGCGTCATCCTCGTGTTAGCCGTCCTGACGGGACTCGTCACCTCGCTGCTGCAGGCGAACCTGATGGACACCGAGGTGATGGCACAGTACCAAGAGCAGATGAAGTCGATGCAACAGCGCCGCAAGGACGCACAGGAGCGGGGCGACGACGAGGAGCTCGAACGCATCCAGGAAGAGCAGATGGAGGCGATGGGCGACAACATCGGGATGTTCAAAGAGCAGTTCCGCCCGATGGTGTGGATTATGCTCGTCACGATTCCGGTGTTCCTGTGGATGTACTGGATGGTCCGCAACGGGCAGGTCACCGGTGCCGGCGTGACGATGCCGCTGCTCGGTGAGCGAGGCTGGACGGAGGGTGCACTCGGGCCGCTCCGGACGTGGATCCTCTGGTACTTCCTCTGCTCGATGAGCTTCAATCAGCTCATCCGGAAGTCGCTGAACCTCCAGACCACGCCCGACACCTCGTAA
- a CDS encoding DUF357 domain-containing protein, protein MPADLEEKMDRYGELLAEALEAATVAARPDSPLYEAAEECLEMAESYLDDGQHFRANDDPVNALAAFSYGHAWLDAGARIGLFDVPTDGHLFTV, encoded by the coding sequence ATGCCAGCCGACCTAGAGGAGAAGATGGACCGCTACGGGGAGCTACTGGCCGAGGCGCTGGAGGCGGCGACCGTCGCTGCTCGTCCCGACTCGCCGCTGTACGAGGCCGCAGAGGAGTGTCTGGAGATGGCCGAGTCGTATCTGGACGACGGACAGCACTTCCGCGCGAACGACGACCCCGTCAACGCGCTCGCCGCCTTCTCGTACGGGCACGCGTGGCTTGACGCGGGCGCGCGCATCGGTTTGTTCGACGTGCCGACCGACGGTCACCTATTCACAGTTTAA
- the cmk gene encoding (d)CMP kinase, with translation MLITISGPAGSGKSTAAAALADELGYDHVSGGDIFRELAAEKGLTPLELNKLAEEDDAIDRDLDRRLRDLAASRDDLVLESRLAGWMAGEHADFRIWLDAPLDVRAERVADREDKDPELARTETEARADSEAKRYADYYDIDIGDLSIYDLVLNTARLGEKGMIEPIVAVIEAYNPEGDEGKTPVTVDYEF, from the coding sequence ATGCTGATTACCATCTCCGGCCCGGCCGGCAGCGGGAAGTCCACGGCCGCCGCGGCACTCGCCGACGAACTCGGCTACGACCACGTCTCCGGTGGTGACATCTTTCGCGAACTCGCCGCCGAGAAGGGGTTGACGCCGCTCGAGTTGAACAAGCTCGCCGAGGAGGACGACGCCATCGACCGCGACCTCGACCGGCGGCTGCGCGATTTGGCAGCGAGTCGTGATGACCTCGTCCTCGAATCCCGGCTGGCCGGCTGGATGGCCGGCGAACACGCCGACTTCCGCATCTGGCTCGATGCACCCCTCGACGTGCGCGCCGAACGCGTCGCCGACCGCGAGGACAAAGACCCCGAACTCGCTCGCACCGAGACCGAAGCCCGCGCCGACAGCGAGGCGAAACGCTATGCCGACTACTACGACATCGACATCGGCGACCTCTCCATCTACGACCTCGTGTTGAACACCGCCCGGCTCGGCGAGAAGGGGATGATCGAGCCAATCGTGGCCGTCATCGAGGCGTACAACCCCGAGGGCGACGAGGGGAAGACGCCGGTCACCGTCGACTACGAGTTCTGA
- a CDS encoding DUF7545 family protein: protein MVDNTVELTLSGPDGDDELTLPAPLIDMFSENDESAAEVVGDLAMINAAQQIHAATAHGQGEPSEELEAVESLLMSQFEERFGQTFGEMTGHQH, encoded by the coding sequence ATGGTAGACAACACGGTCGAACTGACGCTATCGGGTCCGGACGGCGACGACGAACTCACGCTTCCCGCGCCCCTCATCGACATGTTCTCCGAGAACGACGAGTCGGCCGCTGAGGTCGTCGGCGACCTCGCGATGATCAACGCCGCCCAGCAGATTCACGCCGCGACGGCACACGGGCAGGGCGAGCCGTCCGAGGAGCTGGAGGCCGTCGAGTCGCTCCTGATGAGCCAGTTCGAAGAGCGGTTCGGCCAGACGTTCGGCGAGATGACCGGCCACCAGCACTGA
- a CDS encoding NAD(P)/FAD-dependent oxidoreductase, translating to MTESPEHRRLIVAGTGIAGLSAAIYAARSNNDPLVLEGVEPGGQLTLTTDVANYPGFPEGIAGPDLVNNMKEQATQFGAEIDHGVVVDVDDSTRPFEVELRDGTRYTCDAFIAASGASARTLGVPGEDELMGYGLSTCATCDGAFFRDEEMLVVGGGDAAMEEASFLTKFASTVHIAHRREEFRAEDYWIDRVNEQVEAGDIEIHRNTELLEIHGSPEEGVDHVTLAEHPEGHPSEKLDDPDTRTYDFDVGAVFYAIGHTPNAEYLDGTDVQTDEEGYIITQGGRGGGQTATDVDGIFGAGDVVDFHYQQAATAGGMGVKAALDADDYLEDEARAAAGSELEAAADDD from the coding sequence ATGACCGAATCACCCGAACACCGGCGGCTCATCGTCGCCGGCACCGGTATCGCCGGCCTGAGCGCCGCCATCTACGCCGCCCGTTCGAACAACGACCCGCTCGTTCTCGAAGGGGTCGAACCCGGCGGCCAGCTCACCCTCACGACCGACGTGGCGAACTATCCGGGGTTCCCGGAGGGCATCGCCGGCCCAGACCTCGTGAACAACATGAAAGAACAGGCCACGCAGTTCGGGGCCGAGATTGACCACGGCGTCGTCGTGGACGTCGACGACTCCACGCGACCCTTCGAGGTCGAACTGCGCGACGGGACCCGCTACACCTGTGACGCGTTCATCGCCGCCTCGGGTGCGAGTGCCCGCACGCTCGGCGTCCCCGGGGAAGACGAACTCATGGGCTACGGGCTCTCGACGTGTGCCACCTGTGACGGCGCGTTCTTCCGCGACGAGGAGATGCTGGTCGTCGGAGGCGGCGACGCCGCGATGGAGGAGGCCAGCTTCCTGACGAAGTTCGCCTCCACGGTCCACATCGCCCACCGTCGCGAGGAGTTCCGCGCCGAGGACTACTGGATCGACCGCGTGAACGAGCAGGTCGAAGCGGGCGACATCGAGATTCACCGCAACACCGAGCTGCTGGAAATCCACGGCTCCCCCGAAGAGGGTGTCGACCACGTCACCCTTGCGGAACACCCCGAGGGCCACCCCTCCGAGAAGCTAGACGACCCCGACACCCGGACCTACGACTTCGACGTGGGCGCGGTGTTCTACGCCATCGGTCACACCCCGAACGCCGAGTATCTCGACGGGACGGACGTACAGACCGACGAGGAGGGGTACATCATCACGCAGGGTGGCCGCGGCGGCGGTCAGACCGCGACCGACGTGGACGGCATCTTCGGTGCCGGCGACGTGGTGGACTTCCACTACCAGCAGGCCGCGACCGCCGGCGGCATGGGCGTGAAGGCGGCCCTCGACGCCGACGACTACCTCGAAGACGAGGCGCGGGCAGCAGCCGGCAGTGAACTCGAGGCGGCGGCAGACGACGATTAG
- a CDS encoding RNA-guided pseudouridylation complex pseudouridine synthase subunit Cbf5, with product MTMRAPPDERTPEELLAFGVVNLDKPPGPSAHQVAGWMRDHADQERAAHSGTLDPKVTGCLPTLLGTGVRLAQVFDDAVKEYVAVLELHGRTPANLDSVVAEFEGEIYQKPPRKSAVARRLRVREIHDLDVIETDERRVLLRVRCESGTYIRKLCHDIGLALGTGAHMGDLRRTATATFDDTTLATMHEFHDAVTEWRDHGDETWLREVVQPAERVLRDVPRVTVAESAVPEIAEGAPVYAPGVLESETSEDGTFVACYAPNGSVVCIGTLVGDPAATSGPVVELERVLL from the coding sequence CTGACGATGCGGGCTCCGCCCGACGAGCGCACGCCGGAGGAACTGCTCGCGTTCGGCGTCGTCAATCTGGACAAACCTCCGGGGCCGTCGGCCCACCAGGTCGCCGGCTGGATGCGCGACCACGCCGACCAGGAGCGTGCCGCCCACTCGGGGACGCTCGACCCGAAGGTGACGGGCTGTCTCCCCACCCTGCTCGGGACCGGCGTCCGGCTGGCGCAGGTGTTCGACGACGCCGTCAAGGAGTACGTCGCCGTCCTCGAACTCCACGGCCGCACCCCCGCGAATCTCGACTCGGTCGTCGCCGAGTTCGAAGGCGAGATTTACCAGAAGCCGCCGCGCAAGAGCGCCGTCGCCCGCCGGCTTCGGGTTCGCGAGATTCACGACCTCGACGTCATCGAGACGGACGAGCGTCGTGTCCTCCTCCGGGTGCGGTGTGAGTCGGGCACCTACATCCGGAAGCTGTGTCACGATATCGGACTCGCGCTCGGTACGGGTGCACACATGGGTGACCTCCGGCGGACGGCGACGGCGACGTTCGACGACACCACGCTCGCGACGATGCACGAGTTCCACGACGCCGTCACCGAGTGGCGCGACCACGGCGACGAGACGTGGCTCCGTGAGGTGGTACAGCCGGCAGAGCGCGTCCTCCGAGACGTTCCACGCGTCACGGTCGCAGAGAGTGCCGTCCCCGAAATCGCGGAGGGCGCACCGGTGTACGCGCCCGGCGTCCTCGAGAGCGAGACGAGCGAGGACGGAACGTTCGTGGCCTGCTACGCCCCGAACGGCTCCGTCGTCTGCATCGGCACGCTGGTCGGCGACCCGGCGGCGACGAGCGGCCCCGTAGTCGAGTTGGAGCGCGTGTTACTCTGA
- a CDS encoding ABC transporter substrate-binding protein has protein sequence MADNDMDVVPDDIDEEWSLSRRKALSAAGAMSAAALAGCSSGGNGNGGGGNGSGGGDGDGGGDGGSSEVGGEVLFITDYSNEAWQTKWEDELVPDFESQNEDGTTVNVRYSGFSGNQESELGRLVQAGNPPEMNSSTFEQVGDFFAEGYFADVGDVVEQAEELNGELIGSPYSIQREDETDTYYELPHGAYVGTFLYRTDVYDQLGLEVPTNFQEMLENARVIDESDMDVRGFGLAGQRTGKAHDEFQTYLGLMGASELGFVNPDADNLAEAEVELLYEENEDTIVRLLEFMGELAEYSYDPTSLGWGSSIQNWVSGSFAQQYHLNAWPVSAAAGAGVDAIVNNTGVEILPLWEEGGIAREDTLLENPTMDGHHLFDSADMTEGGRDFLSYCYGQDETRGRNMYETEPGRFLPAFSDVVDSEEFGSYQQFQEYPQTLEQMRKVANDIFPTAYGRNDEPGVLANSPIGVYYFRSFHQAEMVNDVVTGSSTPQEAYEYGKGEAERLMEEAREAFDR, from the coding sequence ATGGCAGATAACGACATGGATGTCGTCCCTGACGACATCGACGAGGAATGGTCGCTGAGTCGCCGGAAGGCGCTGTCGGCGGCCGGGGCGATGAGCGCAGCAGCACTCGCCGGTTGTTCGAGCGGCGGTAACGGCAACGGCGGTGGCGGCAACGGAAGCGGTGGTGGCGACGGTGACGGTGGCGGTGACGGTGGAAGCAGCGAAGTCGGCGGTGAAGTGCTGTTCATCACCGACTACAGCAACGAAGCGTGGCAGACGAAGTGGGAGGACGAGCTCGTCCCCGACTTCGAGTCCCAAAACGAGGACGGGACGACCGTCAACGTCCGCTACTCCGGCTTCTCCGGCAATCAGGAGAGCGAGCTCGGCCGGCTCGTGCAGGCCGGCAACCCGCCGGAGATGAACTCCTCGACGTTCGAGCAGGTCGGCGACTTCTTCGCGGAGGGGTACTTCGCCGATGTCGGCGACGTGGTCGAGCAGGCAGAGGAGCTGAACGGTGAACTCATCGGGAGCCCGTACAGCATCCAGCGCGAGGACGAAACGGATACCTACTACGAGCTGCCACACGGCGCGTACGTGGGCACGTTCCTCTACCGCACCGACGTGTACGACCAGCTCGGGCTGGAGGTGCCGACGAACTTCCAGGAGATGCTGGAGAACGCCCGCGTCATCGACGAGTCGGACATGGACGTGCGCGGCTTCGGGCTCGCCGGCCAGCGAACCGGCAAGGCACACGACGAGTTCCAGACGTATCTCGGGCTGATGGGTGCTTCCGAACTCGGATTCGTCAACCCCGACGCGGACAATCTCGCGGAGGCCGAGGTTGAGCTTCTCTACGAGGAGAACGAGGACACCATCGTCCGACTGCTTGAGTTCATGGGTGAACTCGCAGAGTACTCCTACGACCCGACCTCGCTCGGCTGGGGTAGCTCCATCCAGAACTGGGTCAGCGGAAGCTTCGCACAGCAGTACCACCTCAACGCGTGGCCGGTTAGTGCGGCAGCCGGCGCTGGCGTTGATGCTATCGTCAACAACACGGGCGTCGAGATTCTCCCGCTCTGGGAGGAGGGCGGCATCGCTCGCGAGGACACGCTGCTTGAGAACCCGACGATGGACGGCCACCACCTCTTCGACTCCGCAGACATGACGGAGGGTGGCCGTGACTTCCTCTCGTACTGTTACGGCCAGGACGAGACTCGTGGTCGCAATATGTACGAGACAGAGCCGGGCCGATTCCTCCCGGCCTTCTCGGATGTCGTCGACAGCGAGGAGTTCGGCAGCTATCAGCAGTTCCAGGAGTACCCACAGACGCTCGAACAGATGCGGAAGGTTGCCAACGACATCTTCCCGACCGCGTACGGTCGCAACGATGAGCCGGGCGTGCTGGCTAACAGCCCGATTGGCGTCTACTACTTCCGCTCGTTCCACCAGGCTGAGATGGTGAACGACGTCGTTACCGGAAGCAGCACCCCGCAGGAAGCCTACGAGTACGGAAAGGGTGAAGCAGAACGACTCATGGAAGAGGCCCGAGAAGCATTCGATCGATGA
- a CDS encoding ABC transporter ATP-binding protein: MTVTLDNVSRVFGDGSDAVVAVDGIDLTIHDDEFITLVGPSGCGKTTTLRCVSGLDTPSGGTITFDNHDVTDLPPQQRDIALLFQDIALYPHMSVRDNMAYGLKIAGESKQERYKKVDDAAELLQITEQLDKSPASLSGGQQQRVALGRSLVRDPTVFLFDEPMSDLDAKLKRELRPIVEEVTDQIGCPVLYVTHDQEEAMTLSDRVAVMNDGNLEQVGPPKKVYDDPKSEFVASFIGQPTAQFFDATVSLDGGASVEVGEHSYDITRPDGLLDRYDGRSVRVGIRPQYIEVVDDSDAGIQASHKLDEPLGDATHSFFDTPFGEITVVTHPDFVGDKQEYGLELDNKNIMLFDADSGEQIGSSTAVRNKTQLS; this comes from the coding sequence ATGACAGTCACACTCGACAACGTTTCCCGCGTGTTCGGCGACGGCAGCGACGCAGTCGTCGCCGTCGATGGTATCGACCTCACAATCCACGACGACGAGTTCATCACGCTCGTCGGCCCGTCCGGCTGTGGCAAGACCACGACGCTCCGGTGCGTCTCCGGGCTCGACACCCCTTCCGGCGGCACTATCACGTTCGACAACCACGACGTGACCGACCTGCCGCCACAGCAGCGCGACATCGCCCTGCTGTTTCAGGACATCGCCCTGTATCCGCACATGAGCGTGCGCGACAACATGGCGTACGGGCTGAAAATCGCCGGCGAGTCCAAACAAGAGCGGTACAAGAAGGTGGACGACGCCGCTGAGCTGCTTCAGATCACAGAGCAGTTGGACAAGAGTCCGGCCAGCCTCTCCGGCGGGCAACAACAGCGCGTCGCGCTCGGGCGCTCGCTCGTGCGTGACCCGACCGTCTTCCTGTTCGACGAGCCGATGAGCGACCTCGACGCGAAGCTGAAGCGAGAGCTCCGGCCCATCGTGGAGGAGGTCACCGACCAGATTGGCTGTCCCGTCCTGTACGTCACCCACGACCAGGAGGAGGCGATGACGCTCTCGGACCGCGTCGCCGTCATGAACGACGGCAACCTCGAACAGGTCGGCCCGCCGAAGAAGGTGTACGACGACCCGAAGAGCGAGTTCGTCGCGAGCTTCATCGGGCAGCCGACCGCGCAGTTCTTCGACGCCACCGTCTCGCTCGACGGCGGCGCGTCGGTCGAAGTCGGCGAGCACAGCTACGATATCACGCGCCCTGACGGCCTGCTCGACCGCTACGACGGCCGGTCGGTGCGCGTCGGTATCCGCCCCCAGTATATCGAGGTAGTCGACGACTCGGACGCCGGGATTCAGGCATCCCACAAGCTGGATGAGCCGCTCGGCGACGCGACACACAGCTTCTTCGACACGCCGTTCGGCGAGATCACGGTCGTCACCCACCCCGACTTCGTCGGTGACAAACAGGAGTACGGGCTGGAACTCGACAACAAGAACATCATGCTGTTCGACGCGGACTCCGGCGAGCAGATCGGTAGCTCCACCGCCGTCCGCAACAAGACGCAGCTATCGTGA